Proteins co-encoded in one Prescottella sp. R16 genomic window:
- a CDS encoding SDR family oxidoreductase: MNLLENKVVVVSGVGPALGRTLALRCAAAGADLVLAARTQERLDEVAKEVTDLGRRAVTVSTDITDQASAENLVATAVDSYGRVDVLVNNAFTVPSMKPFARTDFQHIRDAVELTVLGALRLTQLFTPALTESKGAVVNVNSMVLRHSQERYGSYKLAKSALLAMSQSLATELGPQGIRVNSVAPGYIWGDTLKKYFEHQAQKFGITVEQIYEHTAAASDLKRLPTTEEVADAVIFLASPMASAITGQCLDVNCGEFHH, from the coding sequence ATGAATCTGCTGGAGAACAAGGTCGTCGTCGTCTCGGGTGTGGGCCCCGCGCTGGGCCGCACGCTCGCGCTGCGCTGCGCCGCGGCCGGCGCCGACCTGGTGCTGGCGGCCCGGACGCAGGAACGCCTCGACGAGGTCGCCAAGGAGGTCACCGACCTCGGACGCCGGGCGGTGACGGTGTCCACGGACATCACCGATCAGGCCTCGGCCGAGAATCTGGTGGCCACCGCCGTCGATTCCTACGGCCGCGTCGACGTCCTGGTCAACAACGCGTTCACGGTGCCGTCGATGAAGCCGTTCGCGCGCACCGATTTCCAACACATCCGGGACGCCGTCGAACTGACGGTGCTGGGTGCGCTGCGGCTGACGCAGCTGTTCACCCCGGCGTTGACGGAGTCGAAGGGCGCGGTCGTGAACGTCAACTCGATGGTGCTGCGGCACTCACAGGAACGGTACGGCAGCTACAAGCTCGCCAAGTCGGCACTGCTCGCGATGTCGCAGTCGCTGGCCACCGAACTGGGCCCTCAGGGAATCCGGGTCAATTCCGTTGCCCCCGGATACATCTGGGGCGACACCCTGAAGAAGTACTTCGAGCATCAGGCACAGAAGTTCGGCATCACGGTCGAACAGATCTACGAGCACACCGCCGCGGCCAGCGATCTGAAGCGGCTGCCGACCACCGAGGAGGTCGCCGACGCGGTGATCTTCCTGGCGTCGCCGATGGCGTCCGCGATCACCGGGCAGTGCCTCGACGTCAACTGCGGCGAATTCCACCACTAG